The Electrophorus electricus isolate fEleEle1 chromosome 19, fEleEle1.pri, whole genome shotgun sequence genome has a segment encoding these proteins:
- the hspa12b gene encoding heat shock 70 kDa protein 12B isoform X1, whose product MGWEGPVTCIMAESMHPGPTSLQLPGEDASVSTSHSSSPTPSRNDCSIAPITPSPSPRTELRPRPPRPFSVVVAIDFGTTSSGYAFSFTDDPEAIHMMRRWEGGDPGVANQKSPTCLLLTPDLRFHSFGFAARDSYHDLDPEEARHWLYFDKFKMKIHSTSDLTMVTELESVSGQRVRAIEVFAHALRFFREHALKEMKDQSSSLLQRDEVRWVITVPAVWRQPAKQFMREAAYLAGLVSPDSHEQLLIALEPEAASIYCRKLRLHQLIDLSQRPITNSLDQDGSRPFDSSFRQAREQLRRARHSRTFLVESGTGELWSEMQTGDKYMVADCGGGTVDLTVHQIEQGQGTLKELYKASGGPYGAVGVDLAFEAMLCRIFGTDFIKTFKAKRPAAWVDLTIAFEARKRTAAPGRVAALNISLPFSFIDFYKRHCGHSVETALRRSKVNIVKWSSQGMLRLTTEAMNELFQPTINNIIRHIEDLMQKEEVKGVRFLFLVGGFAESPMLQRAVQNALGHHCRIIIPQDVGLTILKGAVLFGLDPTVVRVRRCPLTYGVGVLNRFVEGRHPREKLLIKDGREWCTDILDRFVSVDQSVALGEVVRRSYTPARLGQRKIIINIYCSNTDDVVYITDPGVRKCGAITLDLPEPSAAAACSSANDSAGERREIRAAMQFGDTEIKVTAVDVATGRQMRASIDFLSM is encoded by the exons ATGG GCTGGGAAGGCCCTGTCACCTGCATTATGGCAGAGTCCATGCACCCTGGGCCCACCAGCCTCCAGCTTCCAG GTGAGGATGCATCTGTGTCTACGTCACATTCCAGCTCTCCGACTCCTTCCAGGAACGACTGCAGCATTGCCCCCATCACCCCCTCCCCATCTCCG AGGACTGAGTTGAGACCACGACCTCCCCGGCCGTTCTCTGTAGTAGTGGCTATTGATTTTGGCACCACCTCTAGTGGTTATGCCTTCAGTTTCACAGATGACCCTGAAGCCATTCATATGATGAG GCGATGGGAAGGTGGGGATCCCGGTGTGGCCAATCAGAAGAGCCCGACATGCCTGCTGCTGACCCCAGACCTGCGTTTTCACAGTTTTGGCTTTGCGGCACGAGACAGTTACCACGACCTGGATCCAGAGGAGGCTCGGCACTGGCTCTACTTCGACAAGTTCAAGATGAAGATCCACAGCACCAGT GACCTTACCATGGTGACAGAACTGGAGTCAGTGAGCGGGCAGAGAGTTCGGGCCATTGAGGTCTTTGCGCACGCTTTAAGGTTTTTCCGGGAACATGCTTTGAAG GAGATGAAGGACCAGTCTTCGTCACTGCTGCAGAGGGATGAGGTGCGATGGGTCATCACAGTTCCAGCTGTGTGGAGGCAACCAGCCAAGCAGTTTATGAGGGAGGCTGCTTACCTG GCAGGTCTGGTGTCTCCAGACTCTCATGAACAGCTGCTCATTGCCCTTGAGCCAGAAGCTGCCTCCATTTACTGCAGGAAGCTCCGCCTACACCAGCTCATTGATCTCAGCCAACGACCAATAACCAACAGCCTAGACCAGGATGGGTCCCGCCCCTTCGACTCTAGCTTTAGGCAAG CACGCGAACAGCTTCGCAGGGCCAGGCACAGCCGAACATTCCTTGTAGAGAGTGGAACTGGGGAACTGTGGTCAGAAATGCAGACAG gtgacAAGTACATGGTGGCAGACTGTGGAGGCGGGACAGTGGACCTGACTGTCCATCAGATTGAGCAGGGACAGGGGACGCTGAAGGAGCTATACAAAGCCTCAG GGGGGCCCTACGGCGCAGTAGGTGTAGACCTTGCCTTTGAGGCCATGCTGTGCAGGATATTCGGGACTGatttcatcaaaacatttaaagccAAGCGTCCGGCTGCTTGGGTGGACCTGACCATCGCCTTCGAAGCACGCAAGCGGACCGCGGCTCCAGGAAGGGTGGCGGCCCTCAACATCTCCCTGCCCTTCTCTTTCATCGATTTCTACAAGAGACACTGTGGGCATAGCGTGGAGACAGCACTGCGCAGGAGCAA agTGAATATAGTGAAATGGTCTTCTCAAGGGATGCTGAGACTCACAACAGAGGCCATGAACGAGCTGTTCCAGCCAACCATAAACAACATCATCAGACACATTG AGGACCTTATGCAGAAAGAGGAAGTTAAAGGTGTGCGCTTCCTGTTCCTGGTGGGTGGCTTCGCAGAGTCGCCAATGCTCCAGCGAGCAGTCCAGAATGCACTGGGCCACCACTGCCGCATTATCATCCCCCAGGACGTGGGTCTGACCATCCTGAAGGGGGCAGTGCTGTTCGGGTTGGACCCCACCGTGGTGCGCGTCCGCCGCTGCCCATTAACGTATGGCGTCGGGGTCCTAAACCGCTTTGTCGAAGGCCGTCATCCACGCGAGAAACTGCTCATCAAAGACGGCCGCGAGTGGTGCACCGACATACTGGATCGCTTTGTGTCTGTTGACCAGTCGGTGGCTTTGGGCGAGGTGGTTAGGCGGAGCTACACGCCTGCGCGGCTGGGCCAGAGGAAGATCATCATCAACATCTACTGCAGCAACACCGATGACGTAGTGTACATTACAGACCCCGGGGTCAGGAAGTGTGGCGCTATCACTCTGGACCTGCCCGAGCCAAGCGCGGCCGCAGCTTGCAGCAGCGCCAACGACAGCGCTGGCGAGCGCAGGGAGATACGGGCCGCCATGCAGTTTGGAGACACCGAGATCAAGGTGACGGCTGTTGATGTGGCGACCGGGCGACAGATGCGAGCTTCCATTGACTTCCTGTCAATGTAA
- the hspa12b gene encoding heat shock 70 kDa protein 12B isoform X2, whose amino-acid sequence MAESMHPGPTSLQLPGEDASVSTSHSSSPTPSRNDCSIAPITPSPSPRTELRPRPPRPFSVVVAIDFGTTSSGYAFSFTDDPEAIHMMRRWEGGDPGVANQKSPTCLLLTPDLRFHSFGFAARDSYHDLDPEEARHWLYFDKFKMKIHSTSDLTMVTELESVSGQRVRAIEVFAHALRFFREHALKEMKDQSSSLLQRDEVRWVITVPAVWRQPAKQFMREAAYLAGLVSPDSHEQLLIALEPEAASIYCRKLRLHQLIDLSQRPITNSLDQDGSRPFDSSFRQAREQLRRARHSRTFLVESGTGELWSEMQTGDKYMVADCGGGTVDLTVHQIEQGQGTLKELYKASGGPYGAVGVDLAFEAMLCRIFGTDFIKTFKAKRPAAWVDLTIAFEARKRTAAPGRVAALNISLPFSFIDFYKRHCGHSVETALRRSKVNIVKWSSQGMLRLTTEAMNELFQPTINNIIRHIEDLMQKEEVKGVRFLFLVGGFAESPMLQRAVQNALGHHCRIIIPQDVGLTILKGAVLFGLDPTVVRVRRCPLTYGVGVLNRFVEGRHPREKLLIKDGREWCTDILDRFVSVDQSVALGEVVRRSYTPARLGQRKIIINIYCSNTDDVVYITDPGVRKCGAITLDLPEPSAAAACSSANDSAGERREIRAAMQFGDTEIKVTAVDVATGRQMRASIDFLSM is encoded by the exons ATGGCAGAGTCCATGCACCCTGGGCCCACCAGCCTCCAGCTTCCAG GTGAGGATGCATCTGTGTCTACGTCACATTCCAGCTCTCCGACTCCTTCCAGGAACGACTGCAGCATTGCCCCCATCACCCCCTCCCCATCTCCG AGGACTGAGTTGAGACCACGACCTCCCCGGCCGTTCTCTGTAGTAGTGGCTATTGATTTTGGCACCACCTCTAGTGGTTATGCCTTCAGTTTCACAGATGACCCTGAAGCCATTCATATGATGAG GCGATGGGAAGGTGGGGATCCCGGTGTGGCCAATCAGAAGAGCCCGACATGCCTGCTGCTGACCCCAGACCTGCGTTTTCACAGTTTTGGCTTTGCGGCACGAGACAGTTACCACGACCTGGATCCAGAGGAGGCTCGGCACTGGCTCTACTTCGACAAGTTCAAGATGAAGATCCACAGCACCAGT GACCTTACCATGGTGACAGAACTGGAGTCAGTGAGCGGGCAGAGAGTTCGGGCCATTGAGGTCTTTGCGCACGCTTTAAGGTTTTTCCGGGAACATGCTTTGAAG GAGATGAAGGACCAGTCTTCGTCACTGCTGCAGAGGGATGAGGTGCGATGGGTCATCACAGTTCCAGCTGTGTGGAGGCAACCAGCCAAGCAGTTTATGAGGGAGGCTGCTTACCTG GCAGGTCTGGTGTCTCCAGACTCTCATGAACAGCTGCTCATTGCCCTTGAGCCAGAAGCTGCCTCCATTTACTGCAGGAAGCTCCGCCTACACCAGCTCATTGATCTCAGCCAACGACCAATAACCAACAGCCTAGACCAGGATGGGTCCCGCCCCTTCGACTCTAGCTTTAGGCAAG CACGCGAACAGCTTCGCAGGGCCAGGCACAGCCGAACATTCCTTGTAGAGAGTGGAACTGGGGAACTGTGGTCAGAAATGCAGACAG gtgacAAGTACATGGTGGCAGACTGTGGAGGCGGGACAGTGGACCTGACTGTCCATCAGATTGAGCAGGGACAGGGGACGCTGAAGGAGCTATACAAAGCCTCAG GGGGGCCCTACGGCGCAGTAGGTGTAGACCTTGCCTTTGAGGCCATGCTGTGCAGGATATTCGGGACTGatttcatcaaaacatttaaagccAAGCGTCCGGCTGCTTGGGTGGACCTGACCATCGCCTTCGAAGCACGCAAGCGGACCGCGGCTCCAGGAAGGGTGGCGGCCCTCAACATCTCCCTGCCCTTCTCTTTCATCGATTTCTACAAGAGACACTGTGGGCATAGCGTGGAGACAGCACTGCGCAGGAGCAA agTGAATATAGTGAAATGGTCTTCTCAAGGGATGCTGAGACTCACAACAGAGGCCATGAACGAGCTGTTCCAGCCAACCATAAACAACATCATCAGACACATTG AGGACCTTATGCAGAAAGAGGAAGTTAAAGGTGTGCGCTTCCTGTTCCTGGTGGGTGGCTTCGCAGAGTCGCCAATGCTCCAGCGAGCAGTCCAGAATGCACTGGGCCACCACTGCCGCATTATCATCCCCCAGGACGTGGGTCTGACCATCCTGAAGGGGGCAGTGCTGTTCGGGTTGGACCCCACCGTGGTGCGCGTCCGCCGCTGCCCATTAACGTATGGCGTCGGGGTCCTAAACCGCTTTGTCGAAGGCCGTCATCCACGCGAGAAACTGCTCATCAAAGACGGCCGCGAGTGGTGCACCGACATACTGGATCGCTTTGTGTCTGTTGACCAGTCGGTGGCTTTGGGCGAGGTGGTTAGGCGGAGCTACACGCCTGCGCGGCTGGGCCAGAGGAAGATCATCATCAACATCTACTGCAGCAACACCGATGACGTAGTGTACATTACAGACCCCGGGGTCAGGAAGTGTGGCGCTATCACTCTGGACCTGCCCGAGCCAAGCGCGGCCGCAGCTTGCAGCAGCGCCAACGACAGCGCTGGCGAGCGCAGGGAGATACGGGCCGCCATGCAGTTTGGAGACACCGAGATCAAGGTGACGGCTGTTGATGTGGCGACCGGGCGACAGATGCGAGCTTCCATTGACTTCCTGTCAATGTAA